The Scleropages formosus chromosome 20, fSclFor1.1, whole genome shotgun sequence genomic interval CTGAAACTTGTAAATGCTGATTTTCTTGCCAgtgcagaaatattttgttgttgaATGTGCAGACACAATAGGTCATTATTTAAAAGAGATGTTTAACTCCATTCAGACTGCTCTTCTGTTAAGCTCAACACACTGTGTCTCATTCATCCATGCTACAAGCTCTTCATATGACAATGAAGCTGTATGATTGTACGCCACACTTCCATCTCTCGCAAAGTCCAGGAAGTTCGGATGGCCCTGATCACCAATGGCCTCTTAAGTTCTACTTCAGCTTTAGAAACCCACggtttagatgttttttttttttttttcacccataTCAATTTCAACAGGTTACATGTCATAAGCTTTTCTCTGTTTCACTCAAAGGACAACAagttctattaatttttttttgttcaacacACTCTCAGCAAAGTTAAGGAGCTAAAAAAAGGAGCTAAGGAGAAGAAGCTGGTTCAGGGTCTCTAGTCTGGGGCAGTTTCTATGAGTGCATCCAAAGGAATGGACGCATCTGCGGTGCTGGAACTAGTAACTGGGAACCAACTGGTAAGGCAGACTATAGGATTTGTCGAGGGATGGGAGATAGATATCTAAATCAGTTCCTGAAGCCTGCCCAGAGTTTCTGGTTACATGGCATTGGTCAACAAagaaaggcaacagtggtcTCAGGTTACCATgacaagacatttacatttattcatttagcggatgcttttctccaaagcgatttacaaagttaagctacttacaattatttacccatttaaacagctggataattttactgcagcattttaccataagtaccttgctcaaaggtactatagtcggaggtgggaatcaaacctttgggtccaaagactgcagctctaactactatgccactaGCTGTCCCACATGTCATGACATTGGCATGTCCTTTACTGTGCCTTGGGAAGAATGCATGAAAGAGGTAATTGAGAGGAAATTGGCCATGTATTAAGAGCTGATGGAataaatttctcattttcttgttTATGCAATAGAGCAGTGTAACATACACATCCAAAGAGCAATTTTTAGATTAGACTATGTCACCTGGAACacattttttggactgtgggaggaaaccagagcacctataGGAAAGCGATGTAACCTTTACATGATGGGTAAAATAGCTCCATGGTGAAAAGTCTCAGGTTCatcagaataaaattaaaagcttaTATAAGGATGGAATTATGAggatcaaaatttatttttaaagttaaaattttttcagaaaaaatgtgtgCTCATTTTAAATATCACATCTGGACTTAAACACCAATATGTTTTTGggtgatacatttacatttgcatttatttatttagcagatgcttttctgcaaagtgacttccaatggatactatgtagtgttatcaatttaaattaaacaatttaagtTGGTGAAATTGATTAACTTGTTCAAAACGTCTAAGTCACACTTAAGAACCTGTACAATTAAACTGAAAGTTACTACAGGCcaacagtaaaaatattgtttacagATCTGCACACAAGAAATTTAAgcttacatttataaaaaatattttgtcaattaattcagctgctgcttttctcaaaacagacagaattatttacctatttataaagcagtgtaatttttaccggagagTCGCAGGATAAGTACTTTTAGCTCGAGGGaattgcagcaggagtgggattcaaagccgCATCTTCTGAGCGCAAAGTGTCAGCTGTAAACACGACACTACCTGGTGCTCCTTTCTTAATAGCCATTTTGTCCTAATATTTCAATTTCGGTCTTTGCGATTTGTGAATTTTGTCACGCGCAAGTccaatttttttctacatgtacACCTCTCAGGGATGGTAGGCATCTAACATGAGCAATGTATTTCtaagtgggggaaaaataagTTAACAGAAGAAAGAAGTAATGAAAAGAGCTCTTTATtcagaacattttatttcagcatcTTTATTATAATACTAATATTTAGTAACTATTGTCATCTcttaaaatgtgtaattcatATATGGGTaagtatatgtgtatatgtatttcacatatacatatatataatttatatagatatatatatctgtaaatAACCTTTAATTTAGTCATATTTCatatgttattttttctttacaattttaaaatattttaaaggaaacaGTAATGCTTTCTATACTCCCTGGCCGATCCCTTCTTTGCAGTTATGCTCTCTTAAGCTGCATAGCACTAACACTTCTTATGTGATTATTTAAAACCGTGGATGATCCATTCCGGTGATACCTAAATCAGCTAAGTGGTGATAATTGTTTTTCGGAGACTGGAATTCAGATCTGGACTACAGGGAACAAATAACGTCGTATGGCAGGAATGAAAATTTAAAGAACAAAGTTTAAGCACAGAGCTGATTGTGACTGCGGGattggagagagagaggtgagGTCCAGCAAAATTTCTGGGTGGTCCACACATTCGCTGAATGTTGCtttgaaagacagaaagagagatcaCAGAGGGAGTAGAGCAAGTTGTGTAGAAAgcatttaagcaaaaaaaaaaaaaagaaaaaaagtgtacatttttcttattacaAATTACTTGGAAGACAGAGATTCTGCAGAGCTATAACATCTAGTATTGTTATTATGATTGTTACTGTTACCATCATCTTCAAACTTTTTCCTGCCAACGTTACCGTGTTCCCTACTACATTTTTCCCATGTTTACAGTGGgatttcattcattctttttaagtggaaaaagtcaaatttacaatttaaaacaggtgagccgggggggggggggggttcggcACAACGTTTACTTCTTAGTGGTGAGGCGGGACCTCTCTCTCTATGTGTACGAGTGCGTAAAAGCTGACGCGCAGAGTCGATGGGATCAGGGGAGCAGTGAGGAGCGGCAAGGAGAGGAAAAAGATCAGTGGATGAGGTAGACACACCAACAGATAGGCGGCAGAAACACGGAAGAGCCCTTGTTGATCGGATTTCTCGGACAGCGTACAAGACATTAGGGGAGCTGGGAAGGAGGAGCGTGTCTGAAATTTTGTTGGCTACGCGCTGTGCGATCCGGTCAGCCACCATCACCCAGTCAGTTATCCAAGTGTCCGTTTCGTTGCGCATCATTTTTGGGGGGGTTAGCCGTACATCTCACTGTTGTCAGTAGAGACAGAATGGAAATTAACTAAATGTTCTTCTCATAGTGTTCCTGGCTCTTtcggttttgtttttctccctaaAAATATTTTACCGGATCATTTCAACGGAGCACCCACTCACGTCATGCTTATGGGAGGAACCATAACTCTGATTAATAATTCTCATAATTGCAATATGATAATGACCTAATCTCTCCTAGGAATGGCAAGGGAACTTCAGCTGACAACTATGACAATAACAATGATGATGGTAACAATAACAACaccagcaataacaataattctCATTATATTAATAGCAATACTTTTGCTCATTTGAATGAACtataaaagtgttttaagaaCAATCATCTTTTCAACACAGATGCAAGTGtatattcattcatccatccatcctactttatattcatttattcacttgttttATATCCTTATAAAGAGTATTTGGAAGGGGGTGGGCGGAGTGGGTGGGGGAATGAATCTCTTAAGTCTGTTTTCCCCTTCACCCacctcctctctttctctctctccaacTAAAAGCCACATTTATAATTATGATCGTAGCGGTCGCTCCCACATCGTAAAGTCTTCAGTGCCTTCGGTCTTTTTGgaataatttttgtttaaagattttttttcttaaaaaataatacttaaaaatTCTCCTCTGCTTTCTTATGTATTCATactcagtaataataaaaatagttgaGTTTGCGTGTCCCTCCAGgcttctgtgtatgtgtgtaaggGGGAAAggttatgtatgtatatttttaaaatctgagtGTGGGGGCTGTTTATGTGTgcttatacatacatacatacatacatacatacatacataaataaataaatcctaataaaacattttgtgtttgaGCAAGCAGTTACACACAGTGGCAATCAGTTTACTGAAGGTCAGTTTGCCATGCTGGCAGTGGTTTCTCCTGTATAGAGCTTTACATTAGCTGTGGCACATTGTCACTGAGTGCAGAAGTAAAAGTACACAGGTACCTCCACAGCGCAGCCCTTCTTTCCCTGGTAACAGGGTAAGTGgccaaaataaaccaaaaacaGGGGAGGGTGAAGAGAACAGGCTTGTGGGCCAAGACATGTAACTGCTTCTCGCTCCTTCCATCTCccttctctcttcctctgtcTTTCTCACTCTCTCGAACAGAAAAGTTGTCTTCTGCTTTTAAACTTACAAATAAATGAGAtcaaaaatgtctgtaaaattCTAAGGTGttctgttttatatatacatttatatctCTCCAAATGTTGCTGCTGAAAGATGTGTATTGTGTCTGTGATTTGTATAAACCTGTggctgtatttatttgtgtgtgttgtatagTTGCTCTATTAATATActgtttcagttgtgtgtgtgtgtgtgtgtgtgtgtgcgcgcgcgcgcgcatgtgtgtgtcattgtgcaCACAGATCAGTTTGCAGTACACATGTCCAGCCAAGCTTTTTGCATCGCTTCTCTTTTCCCATCTCTTctgtcttctctttttctttgatttGTGTTCATCCTTTACTGTCAGCGGCAATAAGTTTGGTTTCTGACAGTCCTTGGATCCAGTATTTACAGCAACTGAtgtgttctctttttttctctttctctctctctccttccttttttcctcatcCTCACTCTCTGTCTGTCGTCTCTGCTTCATGTTTCCTCATTCCTCCTTCGATCAGTCTGTCCCTCTCGGGGGGAAAGAGCAGAGACAGGGAATGATGAAGAGAGCCTATGAAGAAAGGAGGGGATACATCAAAcaacataaattaaaacaacagaaaatgagATGGAGACTAGAGGAAGCGAACACAGTGACGGAGAGATGACAGAGGAGGGCATCCGAGGTAGACCGCATGGTGACAATAGACATCATGGAACGTGATGCGGacgaaaaaagaaatcacagcaCTCTCTTCATGAACCATTGCCCTTCTCTTTTGTCTTACTTGCAGTCCATTTTGTTCTTACCATTTTAAGTCTTCTCGCTCTTTCCCTGACCTATCAGGGCTCTCTGTCTTACGACTTTTTCTCACCTGTCCATCAGCCTTTTCAGTGCACGCTCAATATTCATGCGGTGACCGACACGGGTCACTCCCAGGTCCAGATAGTCCTCCTTGGTGAGGGAGGGAAGATGCGTGCCGTCAATTTCATTGTCCAAGAATTTCTCCCTGTGCTCCCCCAAGTTTAGGTAGCTAAGCCAGTCCGCCACATCGTACTTCGTCCAGTATGGAAGTGGCTTGGAGGCAAAGGGCTTGGACGATGGAGGTGGGGGTAGGTGGGGGTAGCTGAGACAGGCTGGTGGGGGAATTGGATGCAGTGGTGGAGAGGAAGTGCCTGAGAGAAACTGGGTAGGGGAGAGGGAACGGGAGACTACCAAGGAGGAGTTTGGAGGAGGGGCCCCAGAGGGGGCGAAGAGtggtggagaagaagaaaagtaaGGGTCTCCTAGGGGATTTGCTGGCGAAGGTGGGGTAACAGAACCACGGAGCTCATAGGGGCTCCCGTACAGAGGGGTGGTAGGTAGGATTGGGAGAGAGGAAGGTCGTGGTGGGCCCAGCTTTGGCCTGTCAGACAGAGAAATGAGGGGACTTGGTGCACGGCGACGCTGCACGTGGTGCGAATGGGAGTGTGACTCAGACCTCCGAGAGTCCCGACTCGGGCCAAACTGGAATTCCAAGCCCTTGGTGCGGTACGTGTGCCTGTGCTTCGGTGAGGTTGGGTATGGAGAGTAGGAGGGCGAGAGGGGAGAGTGGGTTTGTGGCGACTGGGAACGCACTATGGGTGGCTGGGGAGATGGGGAGCGGGCCCAGTTGGGATACAGCGAAGGCTgagaggagggggaaggagagggGGTGGGAGACAGGGCTGGCTGGGGTGTCAGGGTGGGAGAGGTGGGCAATGGGGAGGGGGAGCGAGCAGAGGGTGGACTCAGGGCAGAAGAGGAGTCTTCCGAGAACCTGGAAGGAAGAGAGCGGTAAGCCGTTTAGTGCACGTACAAGTGGTCAAAGCTCCGGACGATTGACAATGGCGAGAGCGGAACAGGAATGCAGAATGAGGAGGAAAGATCATGAGGGAACGTGTTAGGCATCTGTCCCTCTTGAGGAAGACGTAGAAGTACAAAGCAAGACACAAACCTAAGTAGGAATGCAAAAAGTCAAGAAATAGACAAGGACTTTAAACAGATACACTTCATCTGAATACAACTACACTGTGGCCTGTAGACTCTTCTTGCTGCCTGGTGATTATTATATGCGATACACCATATACAGATAAGtgcaaaagacaaaagaaatgaatataCATGGACATCCACAAGAATAACATAGAAGCGCAAAGGATAGGGCACAGACAAGAGTCCTCATACCATGTGGACATGCAGTTGACTTAGTCACACTGTAGCAGGGAGGAAAGTGACTCAGTCCTGTTATAACAGGCACCGAgacaatgacacacagcttaACCACCTCACTCACAGACAGCGTAAACAGATACCCCCCAGTGTACAATATGCAGGACAAGCCAATGTTGTCAGCACAGTACGTTATGGAGACACATCATTTAACATGAGTGCACACAGTTCATGTGTACGTAGCTCCACAAAAGGGACGTTTACAGATATGATTCAGACCTTCAGGTTAAACGTGGAGCCACAGACCCCCAGCAGCCATACCTGTGTCTGGCCAGAGACCTCTGTCCTCCCCAGCCCtccatgcttttgtttcccatCTGCTGCAACTTGGAGCTCAGTTCATTGATGATGCTGGCCTTCATACCGGAGAGAGGTGGGTGCAGCTTCCTTGCCTCCAGAAACATCCCACCTCCCTGGTTTCCTTCTTCCATCTCCCCTTCACCCACTGCTGTAGCGCTACCCTCACCCCAGAGAGGTTTCATGTCTGGGGTGCGGGGCCTCTCAATATACAGAGAACCAGGACGACCCAAGTTCTGCGCATCTCTGGCACCATATCCATCATGGCCACTGTCCTCTTCATTGTCCTCTTCGCCTTCCAGACAttcctcctccacctcatcTCTTCGTCTTTGGGAGTGAAAGGAGGCAGGGGCGGTGTTGGTTTGCCGGTGAAGGTCCAATACCGCTCTTCCACCCTCTTTGTATCGCTGCACTTTGGGGTACGTGGAGGTGGCAGTTTTTGCATTGTGCATTTCAAATGATTGCCCATCCAAATAAGTCATGTAGGAATCCAGTAGATCACTACCTCTCTCTCCCTGTACTCCTcccttttctcccttttctcctctctctcctcttatTCCTCCTATTCCTAAGATGTTATCCAGGTGGTGGTCGCTGCTGCTTCGACTATCCAACTCTTCAATCCCAGAGTCCACCACCGTCTCCTGGGACTCCCCACTCTTTGCAGAGGTAGGTGTTTGATCACCTATCTTTCCCCCACCACCGGCACCTGCCGCGGTAGCTGCTGCATGCTCTGAGTGCATAGTGGTGGCTATAGTGGTCGTCGCAGCAGTTGTTGTTGTGGTAGTCGCATAGGTCACAGTTGTCGTCAGGGTGGCAGTTCCTCTGTCTTGTGCAGAGTTAGCTGAGGGTGTGGGGCTGCGGACCACTACTGTAGCTATGGAGTTGGGGGCGGACAGTGGCGGGGGCGTCGGAGAGGAACGCCCCGAGGTTTGCGTGCTGTTGTAGAGGTGGTGGGTGTGGCTGATTGGAAGGGGCCCGTGAGACGAGGAAGTACTGGGTGGATGTGGAGAGACTGAGGGTGGTACAGATGATTCGGTCAAAGAGGGTTGAAGGGTTGAAGGCGATGGCGGAGGTACGGGGTGGGAGGCAGGAGATGGTGAGAGGGCAGATTGGGTGAGATTAGCTACTTCACTGTCATATGAAGTCAGGCTTGATGTGGTGGAGTCCCCAGCCTGTGGGGATGTAAGAGGCGTGTGAGAAGGGAAACCTCCGATCAGAGGTTCTTTGTGTGAGGAtggaggtggtgggggaggaggtggcgggggctTAATTGTGGAGTTCAGGTTGCTGGTCATTATCCCTCCTTGATGGCTATACCCAGACAGTCCTCCCAGCCCCCTATCAAAACTATTAGCGAACTGTAGGGGTGGAGGCAAGGGGTCGGCAAAGACAAACTCATCATCCATATCTACAGAGGGCGCAGGGGGTGGCAGTACCATGAGACCCAGGCCCCCACTTTCTCCTCCATTGCCCTGTGTCGGCACTGGAGCCGAGCCTACAGTAGGAGGGGATGGAGGGGTAACTGACAGAATTGAGGCATTGGCATCATTCTCCATGCGCAAGTAAGTCGGCCGCTGGGGAGGTAGATGGGTAGATGGGTGAGACGTTACCTGGGCTGTCTGTTGCTCCGTCTTCTTCCCATagccctccctctctctctccctctccctctctctctctctctccctgtagTTTAGCTGGTAGTGCTGTGATTGGTAGTGATGCATGTGGATCGGCTTATCTTCTGAAAATCGCACTCTCAACCCTTCTCTGGGTCCCACTTCTTTTTCCTTATCTGCACCCTCCTCATCCCACGGCCCTCCGCTGCGGAATACCCTTGGGGAAGGTGGGCGGCCCGGAGTGGAGGTGGTGGCAGctagggaggaggaggtgacgaggtaggaggagctggaggactgAGAGGACGAGATTGCGGATGGAGTAGAAATGTGAGGCAGAAGGGAGGCCGAAGTGGCCGAGGCAGCCGAGGCAGCTGAGGGAAAAGCCCCTACACTGGAGAGCTGGCGTCCAAAATGGTGCTCCCCTCTCTCTCTACGCATCCTTCCGTCATCTTTCAGAGCCCTCTCTCTAGCAGCCAAGGCAAGGCCCAGCGGTGATGAGGGGTCCAGCACCTTTCCAGTCAGGGGGTGGATGAAGGTGGTGGGCTGCTGTTTCCCTGTCCTGTAGAAGTCTGCTGGCACAGATTTTGGCTGGTAATCCCCAGGTGGGGCTGGGGTGGAGTACTCAGGCAGTCCAAACGCGGGAGGCATGCTGCGTGTGTGGTGGATGAAAGTGTCTCCGGAAAACATGCCTTCATCAATGGATTTGGAAGGGCGCAGGCGAGGAGACGGATTATCGATCTGAGCGCTGTGCTGTTGTGCAGTCTGGGTCCTTCCACCCGCTAGGCCTAACCCAACCTCATCTTCAGCCGAGATGAAGAACGATGCACTCTTTCTCCTAGCTTCATGGAACCGCTCCCGGTCTCTGCGGGCTGCTCCCACTATAGCAGCACCAAACTGACTTGTAAAATCCATGCTATCCTGGGAACGGAGAGAAGGTCGGAAGGTTGCTGAAGGGAGCGGGCTCATCGGAGGCGGTGAGGCTGCGGTCGAGGTGGCTGTGGTCGTTGGGGGATCCTGGGCGGCTCCTGGGCCTGCGGGAGGGGATTTGGTACCAGTGTCTGGGGCTGGCTCCGCATCCACGCTGCTGCCTTGGCTGCTGCGGCCACTGCTGCTGGTAGAGGGAGCCTTCACTATAATGGTGGGAATCGGAATGGAGCTCTTCTCCACTGGGACCTTGTTCAGAGCATGGGTGGGTGTCTGGTTCTCCACTTTGGACTGCTTGACTAAATGGCCCTTTCCTCTCCTGGCTGGCCCTTTGGGCACACCAGCGCCAGCTCCGACACCAGCTCCAGTCCTGTCTGCCCGAGATATCTGTTGGGATACCTGGGAGACCTGACTCTGAATAGACtgttgctgcagctgctgggtCATCGGCGCCACGCTGGAAGGGGGAAGAGCATTACTGTAGCCTCTTCTCAGGCCTGCTGCTCTCCCTCCACCAGCTCCAATTCCACCAGAATCGCCCAAGAAGCCACCTCCCTTACGAGACGCAGCCCTGCTTggctgggggtgggaggggtgtgAGGATGGATGGCCAAAAGGGGATGGATGGTCTGTACTTccaccagctcctgctctctcccGGCTGGTCTGAGAATAGTGTCCTGGTTGCGAGTACATCTGGTACTGCGTCGACGTAGAGGCCTGGGACACCGAAATGGAAGCCTGTTTCTGGAGCtgtttccccctccagcccaagGAGGGCCCTGCAGAGAAAGGGGGGTCAGGCGGGgcagtggtggggggtggggggatgtcATCAGAGCCAGGAACTGAGAGGCTGCGTGAGAACTTCATAGATGGAGGGTGAAGGTACTGCTTTTCCTCCTCTGTAACACCTGGAGCAGAGCCAAGTATGGGAAGTAAGAATACACATATAAAACAGGAATACAAGGCGAGAAAGAGAGGGGGAAACTGTACAGGAGTTAATCATGTCTGGACACAATAAACCTTTCAATGTTGTTGAGAAACATTTGGAGAAATTTGGAGACATCTATGATCTACATGCCCGTTGGCAAATTCAATGGGTTCATTTTGAAATGAGGCGTTTACTATGGGGACTGAACTCATATCTGTCTGTCCGTATCTTTTGGCCTTAcgttttattctttctttacGCAACTTTAGCTGTACAACAGTGTGCAGTTCAGCCGACTGTATGTTCCCATGTGCCTGGATGCGTGTTCTGCATGAGTTAGTCTGTCCCATAAATTCAAAATTGTCACCGTTATCTGTAAATttgactgcagtgatttacaaaCAGAGAGGGAGGTGAGACAGGTAAGTAGAGTACAGTGCAGTACTCTACTGAATAGTAGTAGCTTTTACTGCACAAACgacacagcagagacacagaggAAGAAACAGTACAGACAAAGAAGGCTACAATACAGACCCGCGAAAGCTAAACGTTATATACTACAGATACACAGAACAGTACGGTAAAGCAAAGCGATGACGGACAGACAGATAAACAGACAGCCTCACCGATGGATTTTTGTCGCAGCATCATACCGTGCTGTGGAGCATGGCCTGACATTAATTGTGCGCGGTCATAGCCAAACCCTGATCCAGACGACATCACGCCTACTCCTGACTGGTCAAAATTAGGCTGCGAAGGCAATggaaaagtaaaacagaaattaGGTGGAAATACTCGCACTAAGACACACGCTGTAATGCGTTTCATTATATGTACAGCTACATTACATGGAAAAGTGAGCTAGGTTTGACAGAAGAGAGCAGTAATTCATTCCTTTATCATTTGTGGCCcgtttgcattttcaaaaatgagcCTTTTCGACGCGCTGAACTAAAGTAACATTTGAAGTTAT includes:
- the LOC108923943 gene encoding SH3 and multiple ankyrin repeat domains protein 1-like isoform X3 — its product is MTMPLSPLSSDEEQQRMLGKSQHFYPGEEGEEGEEEDEEEEGEENHTEGVGDKENGELEVEEEEEEEEEEEEEEEEKEMPKGVQSRGREEGPRHMANMANMANMVGQQVGERQRRSSNPGHIGTSHLSNPGAALHQPVGQQQPLHPLSNRQQMRRLKERSQSTVNPAEDTHISMMVFRIGIPDIKQTKCLRFNPDATVWCAKQQVLCSLTETLRDVLNYGLFQPATDGHDAKFLEEERMLRDYPQSFEKGVPYLEFRYKTRVYKQTNLDEKQLAKLHTKASLKKFMDYIQGGLVEKTAKFLEKGLDPNFHDSDTGETPLTLAVQSEQGGAESIRVLVLGGAHIDFRAKDGLTPMHKAVRAHNHSALLALLALGASPDYKDRWGLTPLYHSVLIGGDTSCCETLLYHRAKLGVRDENGWNEMHQACQHGHAQHLEHLLFYGADSTSQNASGNTALHISALYNKEGCVRILLYRGANKEAKNNNGQTPFQVAIMSGHFELGEVIKNHSDSDVVPFLESPKYAPQRLESARTLAIPRPHPLLRANSDNSMNLPDWMSVPNAASNSIVSVQGYKNPGASRSSSSPRGARTRSPSRGRGDKEERSRQPRGRQGPMSANSTGSGGGQRRRLYSAVPGRVFVAMRSHAAQGSREISINKGDKVKVLSVGEGGYWEGTVRGRTGWFPADCVQEVAVQSQDNRSESRSDKSKKLFRHYTVGSYDSFEAPSDYIIKEKTVLLQKKDNEGFGFVLRGAKAQTPIEEFTPTPAFPALQYLESVDEGGVAWRAGLRMGDFLIEVNGQNVVKVGHRQVVNMIRQGGNSLMVKVVMVTRNPEMEEASRKKVPQQSKRLTPPAIALRSKSMTSELEEMVEKAASPWKKKAEYEATDKKRTVYQMALNKLDEILAAAQQTISTTEGQGPRSHGGKRERTRGIYTNEPNFDQSGVGVMSSGSGFGYDRAQLMSGHAPQHGMMLRQKSIGPSLGWRGKQLQKQASISVSQASTSTQYQMYSQPGHYSQTSRERAGAGGSTDHPSPFGHPSSHPSHPQPSRAASRKGGGFLGDSGGIGAGGGRAAGLRRGYSNALPPSSVAPMTQQLQQQSIQSQVSQVSQQISRADRTGAGVGAGAGVPKGPARRGKGHLVKQSKVENQTPTHALNKVPVEKSSIPIPTIIVKAPSTSSSGRSSQGSSVDAEPAPDTGTKSPPAGPGAAQDPPTTTATSTAASPPPMSPLPSATFRPSLRSQDSMDFTSQFGAAIVGAARRDRERFHEARRKSASFFISAEDEVGLGLAGGRTQTAQQHSAQIDNPSPRLRPSKSIDEGMFSGDTFIHHTRSMPPAFGLPEYSTPAPPGDYQPKSVPADFYRTGKQQPTTFIHPLTGKVLDPSSPLGLALAARERALKDDGRMRRERGEHHFGRQLSSVGAFPSAASAASATSASLLPHISTPSAISSSQSSSSSYLVTSSSLAATTSTPGRPPSPRVFRSGGPWDEEGADKEKEVGPREGLRVRFSEDKPIHMHHYQSQHYQLNYREREREREREREREGYGKKTEQQTAQVTSHPSTHLPPQRPTYLRMENDANASILSVTPPSPPTVGSAPVPTQGNGGESGGLGLMVLPPPAPSVDMDDEFVFADPLPPPLQFANSFDRGLGGLSGYSHQGGIMTSNLNSTIKPPPPPPPPPPSSHKEPLIGGFPSHTPLTSPQAGDSTTSSLTSYDSEVANLTQSALSPSPASHPVPPPSPSTLQPSLTESSVPPSVSPHPPSTSSSHGPLPISHTHHLYNSTQTSGRSSPTPPPLSAPNSIATVVVRSPTPSANSAQDRGTATLTTTVTYATTTTTTAATTTIATTMHSEHAAATAAGAGGGGKIGDQTPTSAKSGESQETVVDSGIEELDSRSSSDHHLDNILGIGGIRGERGEKGEKGGVQGERGSDLLDSYMTYLDGQSFEMHNAKTATSTYPKVQRYKEGGRAVLDLHRQTNTAPASFHSQRRRDEVEEECLEGEEDNEEDSGHDGYGARDAQNLGRPGSLYIERPRTPDMKPLWGEGSATAVGEGEMEEGNQGGGMFLEARKLHPPLSGMKASIINELSSKLQQMGNKSMEGWGGQRSLARHRFSEDSSSALSPPSARSPSPLPTSPTLTPQPALSPTPSPSPSSQPSLYPNWARSPSPQPPIVRSQSPQTHSPLSPSYSPYPTSPKHRHTYRTKGLEFQFGPSRDSRRSESHSHSHHVQRRRAPSPLISLSDRPKLGPPRPSSLPILPTTPLYGSPYELRGSVTPPSPANPLGDPYFSSSPPLFAPSGAPPPNSSLVVSRSLSPTQFLSGTSSPPLHPIPPPACLSYPHLPPPPSSKPFASKPLPYWTKYDVADWLSYLNLGEHREKFLDNEIDGTHLPSLTKEDYLDLGVTRVGHRMNIERALKRLMDRLSSSFPVSALSPREGQTDRRRNEET